The genomic interval CGGGTATAGCCGGGAACAAAAACTACATCAGGCTTCATCTGCCGTATCATATCCACCTGTTCCGAAAAATTCATGGCATTCTGCAGATAACGCGATTGTCCTGCCACAATACCGCCCGCCTTCGTGAACCTGTCGCGAAAGGCTTCGCTCAGTCCCTCGCTGTACACATCTCCGGCTATGGTTACGATAACGGCGCTGCGGGCCTTCAGGTCGCTGCGCGCAAACAGGGCCAGCACCCCCGCCTGCATGTCATCGGTGTAGCATACGCGGAAGATGCAGTTGCCAATCCGCGTTACCTCCGGTGCCGTAGTTGTCGCGCCTATCATGGGTATGCCGGCTTCCTGCAGTACAGGCCCCATGGCCATAGCCTGCGAACTCCATGAAGGGCCTACAACAGCCACAACACCGGCTGCCACGGCCGCTGCGGCCGCCTGCCGGGCTCCCAGCGGAGTGCTCATGGTGTCAAATTCGATGATCTCAAGAGGACGGCCCAGAACGCCTCCCCGGGCATTTATGGCTTTCACGGCCAGACGGGCAATGCGGTAGTTGGGCGAACTCTCGGCAGCAGCCGGTCCCGTTTTGGCAAAGCAGCTTCCGATGCGTATGGGAGAAGCTCCGGTGTCAGGGGTATCTGCTGCGGCGGTGGTTGCGGCAGCGCAGAAGAGGCTGGCCGCCAGAAACAGCGGCAGAAGCAGGGCGCATATGCATCGGAAAATGGTGCGCGGCGGCATGCCGGTATCGGCCGGAGAAGTATGGCAAGGAAGCTGTAGATGCATAGTACGCACCACCATAATACTCTGTCCGGGCTGCTGTACTGCTGCGATATCCGCAGAAACCTGCCGTGTTCCTTTATGTGCCGCAACTGTGGCTTCACTATGGGGGAGCATTGTATAGGTATAGCACATTGCGGGTCACGGGCAACAGGTTTTGCTGAACAGTATCATCCTTATGCAAGGATATACGCGTCCTTGCATGGAATATGGCAATGGCTATGCCGTGCCGTGTTCCGCCCTTCCTCAGGCAGGTACCCGTCAGTCTTCAGGGTGCGTTAAGGAGGCAACATCCGTGTGATTCAGGGGCAGGCGCAAATGGAACGCGGTTCCTTTTCCCGGAACGGATT from Desulfovibrio psychrotolerans carries:
- a CDS encoding ABC transporter substrate-binding protein → MPPRTIFRCICALLLPLFLAASLFCAAATTAAADTPDTGASPIRIGSCFAKTGPAAAESSPNYRIARLAVKAINARGGVLGRPLEIIEFDTMSTPLGARQAAAAAVAAGVVAVVGPSWSSQAMAMGPVLQEAGIPMIGATTTAPEVTRIGNCIFRVCYTDDMQAGVLALFARSDLKARSAVIVTIAGDVYSEGLSEAFRDRFTKAGGIVAGQSRYLQNAMNFSEQVDMIRQMKPDVVFVPGYTRDSGLLLKQARGEGLTVPFLGGDGWTALEHYPYLDPARGENFYVSHWHPAADGEENSKFVRLLHEEFGPDALSMIDAGNANAYDAVGLLADAIVRAQSVRPEDICRALAETERYEGVTGSIRFSESRDPVKPIVVLRITPGRVEFVRQVEPIP